The following proteins are encoded in a genomic region of Arachis stenosperma cultivar V10309 chromosome 4, arast.V10309.gnm1.PFL2, whole genome shotgun sequence:
- the LOC130976314 gene encoding ras-related protein RABD1-like — protein sequence MSNEYDYLFKLLLIGDSSVGKSCLLLRFADDSYIDSYISTIGVDFKIRTVELEGKTIKLQIWDTAGQERFRTITSSYYRGAHGIIIVYDVTEMESFNNVKQWLHEIDRYASDSVCKLLVGNKCDLVENKVVDTQTAKAFADELGIPFLETSAKDSINVEQAFLTMAAEIKKKMGSQPTASNSSETVQMKGQPISQKNNCCG from the exons ATGAGCAACGAATA CGATTACCTCTTCAAGCTTCTACTAATCGGTGACTCGTCCGTCGGAAAATCTTGCCTCCTCCTCAGATTCGCT GATGATTCTTATATCGACAGCTACATCAGCACCATTGGAGTTGATTTC aAAATCAGAACTGTGGAGCTGGAAGGGAAGACCATCAAGCTGCAGATT TGGGATACGGCTGGTCAGGAGCGCTTTAGGACTATAACAAGCAGTTATTACAGGGGAGCACATGGAATTATT ATTGTCTATGATGTTACCGAGATGGAAAGCTTCAACAATGTGAAGCAGTGGTTGCATGAGATAGATAGATATGCTAGTGACAGTGTCTGCAAGCTTCTTGTGGGAAATAAATGTGATTTAGTTGAGAATAAGGTTGTTGATACTCAAACTGCTAAG GCCTTTGCAGATGAGCTTGGCATCCCTTTCCTTGAGACAAGTGCTAAAGATTCAATCAATGTGGAGCAGGCTTTCTTAACTATGGCAGCAGAGATTAAGAAGAA GATGGGAAGCCAACCAACTGCTAGTAATTCGTCAGAAACTGTTCAAATGAAGGGACAACCAATTTCTCAGAAAAACAACTGCTGTGGTTAG
- the LOC130973058 gene encoding G-type lectin S-receptor-like serine/threonine-protein kinase LECRK2, whose product MVDTGNFVLASQSTEYLWQSFDHPTDTILPGQVLNQPSTLVSRYLETNYSSGRFKFILKDDGNLALYTTQYPWSSSNFNYWNTNTSGSDFSLVFNQSGVLFLRANNGSIISMISSNTPSTQDFYQRAVLEYDGVFRHYAYPKSSNSNTRSWKMAWSTVYYLPPNICLDITEDYGSGACGFNSYCTFDDGKKSCHCPSGYSFIDPADVMKGCRPDFDSQSCDGSSPETDLFDFYEMENTDWPLTDYEYFEQANEDWCRQDCLSDCFCALAIFRGAGCWKKKLPFSNGRKDPSFQAKALLKIRKDNSTFKCEGPVRKKDKSKLIIVISVLLSSSVLMNLLLLVAGFSVVYWWRSKSSKANQPSQSIVGTCLRSFTFEELRKATNGFEEVLGQGAFSTVYKGVSFDPTRSHIAVKKLNNMVKENEEEFKTEVSTFGRTNHRNLIQLLGFCNEGDHRMLVYEFMSKGSLASFLFDTTERPSWFQRMQIALETARGILYLHEECSTQIIHCDIKPQNVLLDESFTAKISDFGLAKLLKIGQSRTSTRIRGTKGYVAPEWLRNMPITIKVDVYSYGVLLLEIICCRRSFEANAENENQMVLTDWAYDCFHERKLDLLVKDDKEALADMKMVEKYVMLSLWCIQEDPLLRPSMKKILQMLEGSIDVPAPPDLPSLITTISL is encoded by the coding sequence ATGGTTGATACCGGCAATTTCGTGTTGGCGAGTCAAAGCACCGAGTACTTATGGCAAAGTTTTGATCATCCCACTGACACAATCTTACCAGGACAAGTTCTAAATCAACCAAGTACTCTTGTTTCTAGATATTTGGAAACAAATTACTCAAGTGGAAGATTTAAGTTTATATTAAAAGATGATGGGAACCTTGCACTTTATACTACACAGTATCCGTGGAGCtcttcaaattttaattattggAATACAAATACTTCTGGCAGTGACTTCTCATTAGTCTTCAATCAATCTGGGGTTCTTTTCCTTCGGGCAAACAACGGAAGCATAATCAGCATGATATCATCAAATACTCCTTCCACCCAAGATTTCTACCAGAGAGCAGTGCTTGAATATGATGGAGTTTTCAGGCATTATGCCTACCCGAAGAGCAGTAACTCCAATACAAGAAGCTGGAAGATGGCATGGTCAACTGTTTATTACTTACCGCCAAATATCTGCTTGGATATTACGGAAGATTATGGCAGTGGAGCTTGTGGATTCAACAGTTATTGCACTTTTGATGATGGGAAAAAGAGTTGCCATTGTCCATCTGGATATAGCTTCATTGATCCAGCGGATGTGATGAAAGGATGCAGACCGGACTTTGATTCACAAAGTTGTGATGGATCTTCCCCAGAAACagatctttttgatttctatgAGATGGAAAATACAGACTGGCCTCTGACAGATTATGAATATTTTGAGCAAGCGAATGAGGACTGGTGCAGACAGGATTGCTTGAGTGATTGTTTCTGCGCTCTTGCCATTTTTAGAGGTGCTGGGTGTTGGAAAAAGAAGTTACCCTTCTCCAATGGAAGGAAAGATCCCAGTTTTCAAGCAAAAGCTCTgttaaagataagaaaagataatTCTACCTTCAAATGTGAGGGTCCAGTTAGAAAGAAAGATAAATCTAAGCTGATTATAGTTATCTCCGTGCTTCTAAGCAGTTCAGTGTTAATGAACTTGCTCCTATTAGTGGCGGGTTTTTCAGTTGTATACTGGTGGAGATCTAAGAGTTCTAAGGCAAATCAACCTAGCCAATCCATTGTAGGCACTTGTCTTAGAAGTTTCACTTTTGAAGAGTTGAGGAAGGCAACGAATGGGTTCGAGGAGGTGCTTGGTCAAGGGGCATTTTCAACTGTCTACAAAGGAGTTTCATTTGATCCTACCCGGAGCCACATTGCAGTTAAGAAGCTAAACAACATGgtcaaagaaaatgaagaagagttCAAAACAGAGGTAAGTACATTTGGTAGGACAAATCATAGGAATTTGATCCAACTCTTGGGATTTTGCAATGAGGGAGACCACAGAATGCTTGTATATGAGTTCATGAGCAAAGGTTCTTTGGCAAGCTTCCTTTTTGACACCACCGAAAGGCCTAGTTGGTTTCAGAGAATGCAGATAGCATTGGAGACAGCTAGGGGAATCTTGTATTTGCATGAAGAGTGTAGCACTCAGATCATACACTGTGACATTAAACCTCAAAATGTTTTGCTTGATGAATCTTTCACTGCTAAGATATCTGACTTTGGCTTAGCCAAACTTTTGAAAATTGGTCAATCTAGAACCAGTACAAGGATAAGGGGAACCAAAGGGTATGTTGCCCCTGAGTGGCTTAGAAACATGCCAATTACCATCAAGGTTGATGTCTACAGTTATGGAGTGCTATTACTAGAGATCATTTGTTGCAGGAGGAGCTTTGAAGCAAATGCTGAGAATGAGAACCAGATGGTGCTGACAGATTGGGCCTATGATTGCTTTCATGAAAGGAAACTTGATTTATTGGTGAAAGATGACAAAGAGGCCTTAGCTGACATGAAGATGGTGGAAAAGTATGTGATGCTTTCTTTATGGTGCATTCAGGAGGATCCATTACTGAGGCCATCCATGAAGAAAATCTTGCAGATGCTTGAAGGGTCTATAGATGTACCAGCCCCTCCTGATTTACCTTCATTGATAACTACCATCAGTCTGTAG